Genomic DNA from Penaeus monodon isolate SGIC_2016 chromosome 4, NSTDA_Pmon_1, whole genome shotgun sequence:
agagagagaggagagagagagagaagagagagaggagagaagagagagagagagagagagaggagagagagagagaagagagagagagagagagaaagaaagagagaggagagaaggagaaggagagggaaagagaaagagagagagagagaaagagagaggagaaagaagagagagagagaagagagagagagagagagaaagagagagagagagaagagagagagaagagagagagaagagagagagagagagagagagagaagagagagagagagagagagagagaagagaagagagagagagagagagagagagagaaagagagagagagaggaagagagatgcaaCCTGAAAAGGCATTATCCATCCTGCAATATAAATGTAAACCACACTCTCAAAGATTCTCGTCCTTTACAGAGTAAGTAATCCTCTCATTGAACTAAAAGTAAGGGAGTCAAGAGAAAATTTGAAACTCCATTGGAGGTCAGTGAGTTAAAAAGTTTCAGACCCCTTGGCATACAGAAAATTAGTGGGAAACAGCCTATGTATCATGTATGAATGGGATGCACAGACAATCTGAAATACCTAGAAGCTGAATGAATTATGAGTTTAAAGACACAGGACACAAGGTTCAAGGACACTTGACAATAACAGATAGACAACAGGTGGCAAGTGATACCAACTTAAAAACTAAAGTAAAGCCATATCATACAaggatgtctaaaaaaaaaagaaagaggcagagaaaggatggagagaaaagaagaaagtgagagaaaaggaaaaggacagacaaataaagggaaaagaaagaaagagtgtaggaaagagaagagggggagagacgaagaaataagagaaggaaaaaggaaagagaaaatacaaatacagagagaaagaaaagcagataaagaaagtaagaaagtaagaagggaaagaagaaaggccaCCACCAACTAAGCAGATCACAAACTTTAGTGATCTTGTAGTGCCACTTGTGGACAACATGACGGTAGTTCTCATAATCCACGTAATCATTGGCTTCCTGGCGCGAGACTCGGTACTTGGTGACAAATCCAGGGTAGTTTGCACACTCCTTCTCATAGTTCTGCTGCGATGCGTGCCAGTGCATGACAGTATCTAGGGTCCCCAGGAGGAAGCGCCCATATCGGTGAGCCTCTTGCTCAGTGCAAGAGGCAACAGTGTAGGTGATATCACAATACATCTGTAAGACAGAAAAAGTGTGAATGAAagcgacagacaaaaagaaagagagaaagtgagtgagtgagagagagagagagagagagagaagagagagagagagagagagagagagagagagagagagagagagagagagagagagagagagagagaaacatagttatgatggtaatgattatggagGTTTTGTAATAGTAAAACtctcattatcaacaacaaaagaataaggaaattaTGCAATTATCagtcatatataacaataattagacttaaaaaaaatattaaaagtaattatcATATGCACAGGTTTCAAAGAATCAGGTCAGCAGTTAACTTACACGGTCATAACATATCAGGGTGGAGAAATTTGGAGTCTTGAGGTTGTGCAGCATTTTCacaaatcttaaaataaaaagaatttgttaTGTGTTGAATAAAAATACCTTCTTCATTTCTGGACTTTTACATAAAAACAGCAGCCTACATGTTCAAAGACATTTCCTATTAAAATCTTTGAATAATTCTACCaatgaagaaagatgaaaggaggaggaagagaaggcaaaatgatcatgaataaaggaaaaacttaCTTGGCACAATAAATAGCATCCAGTGCTGTGAATGTGCATCGTGGAAAGAGGCAGAGCTGAAGGAAGGCTGTCACAGTGTCATTCTTTGGGGATCTTGCTCCTCGAAGCATAAACCATCCATCCTTCTCCTGATAATTGTGTTGAGGAATAGTATTAAACAGTAATTTCATTCGATGAAGACAAGGGTATAACAGATTATTAAAGTAGTCATTGTTTTGACTACTGACTACAAGATATAAACATAACGaagaatacaacaacaataacaacagcaagatgaagaaaagaagaagtagatgaaGAAACAATGACGAAAACGCACCTGCTGTAATCTGGCATACACTCTGTCTACGTGCTCCTTTTGACGTTTCTCCTCTTCCTGGAGCTTCTCTTTCAGTGCCAAAAGACGGTCAGTCTCCTTCTTGCGTTTGTTTGTCGATGGCTTTGGAAAATATAATAGGTTATGGAAATTGATCtaggaaaatttgggaaacttATGTACTTTGACAAAGCCATGGCAGTTAAAGTACAAATAGGCTAGTAATATTATACCAACATAAAGGTGCTTTTTAGTACATCACTTGGAAAAGATGACTAAGGGTGATGAGCAAGTACTGTAGGAAAATTAATAAGCTCCCAAAATTAAATAATTTCCAGACACACCAATTTCTAAATCTTCAAAAATCATGCTACTTACGCTAACATTTGCATCAATCTTTTTGATCTCCTTCTCATACATGTGGTGTGGGACCTCCAGGTCAGACATGGTGAGTGTCCAAaaagtgaggaagaaggagggatccATGTCCTCCCAGACCTGATAATTGACAAACTGTTTTAGCCATGCAGTTTTGAGAAACTTAAATGCAATTTGGCCTGCCGTGTAATATCAAAGTCCAACAAAACAGGAAGTTTGAGAATCTTGGTTCATTATTGTCTCAAGGATTTTCTAATTTTGCATATTACTTATATTTCCTCTGTGTATTCACAGAGTACTATACCTTAATACTGAAATGTGGCTGGATGCTGGAAACAATGGGTTCAAAAACTTCATTGCAAGCCTGAATATAACGATCTTTCTTTTGCTCAATGGTCAGTTTCTTCTCACCACGATCTTGCCTTCTTAATTCATCATATCTGGACTGTTGAAATAAAAGAcaagtaaaatatatacaaaaacacatactgtGAAGAGgtagtgataaaaaaattaatatacacttATTCACACAGTACAAACATGTACTTATTATGAGTTTGAAAACCAGCACAACAGTGAGTATCTTTTCAGAAACAAAATCCAAAACCATCAGATGTTTAGAGCAAGCAAgcacccatttctctctctctctctctctctctctctctcacacacacacacacacttactatcTCTAAATTCCACTAAAGAGAAAACTTAGCATCAGTACACTAAACTTACatttaacatatttataaaaagaggACGTGCGAGGAAGAATGCAACATCAGCGTTGATGTGGTAATCAGAGAGCAATGACCCAATGCTTGGCAGCCGATCACTCAGCTCCTCTATAGTGACAACTTGGAAGAGATATGAGCCAAACTGCACCATTGTATCCTGGCACtgcaatattgaaataaaaaaggaaaaatgtgagaaggaaaagaagaagaagaaaaaaaacaaactaacataatctatagatatttgaatatatcAAAATTTCATTGTTGCTCTAGGGTTAATGCCATGGAGATTTCTTGTTGCTCTTACTATAaagcatataaatattttacattatgaaTTCTCCAGAAGCAATTCATTGAAGtacaaatgaaatgaaacttgATTCATGGTATTTACTTTAAAGTAATTATTGATTATACACTTACTTGATCATACAGCTTCCCTACAAGTTTTAAATGGGGCGATTCTGTCTGATTGTACACAATAGATGACCTCTGCTGTGCCATAAGCAGCAACAAAGGTATTGCAAGGTCATTCTCCAGGAGAGCCTCCTTCAAACGGAGAGAAGACCTCTTGGTGTTCCTCTCCTGTTGATACTGCCCTGCTTCCCGACGCAGGAGTTCTCCACCACACATAGCACTCAACTGTAAATTTAAAGTGGGTATGCTACAGTCAAGGTAAAGATGTTTTTGACAGCTTGAGGACTTAGTAGCTAATTCTGGAGaaattatcaggaaaaaaaaaaaattatggactCGTCTGTGTCTAACATAGCTGACACCACCTGCAAATACTCGGACCTGCCTGGTGGCAGGCGTATAAAATGTCAATGACAATTTAAATGCCATGTCTTTAACCCAGCGCTACCAGGTCACATGATCCAGTGTCATAATAAACCGCTTGGTCAGCATGGTAAGCCTGTAGGCACAGTGACACTCCAGAGCATGTAGAGCAGGATGTCCAGCTTGATGTAGTGGACTCCCGTGCCCAGTGTCTGgccattgccagaaatcaccagagttttaTTATGCTCAGGGATTTCTGCTACCCGGCAGTGATGGGTTAAATGCCCGGATAACATTGCCAcaaccctttttctcttttgtcttatatttactgcatttttttttctataattttctatGCTTCCTTTTGCATATTTTGCATTCTAATATCATTGTACAGCAACTGCAGTGAGGTGGTGTCGCCTTCCTCCCCATTAAAAAGAGGGAGCGTCAATAACTGATAAATAGTGGGAGATGGTGCACGCCATACTCTCACCTGTTGCTTGTATCTCCTAGTGTTGTTGTTTGGCAATTTTATTGCCTGAACACAGTGACAATACCAACAGTAAGCACTAAAAGGAAAGCCTTCTGAACCTCCTAAAAATGCTCAGAATAGAGGAAGAAGTTCCAAGTATCTTGGGACCCGCAGAGGATGCGAGACATCTTTTGCTTCAGAAACACTTACAAAGAATGTTACAGTAGCTGAGTTTCATCACAGTTTATTGCTAAGGAAATAAGGAGAAACTCATGAAGAGGGTGAAGATAATGCTATAGTGGTACTTTCACGGCTAGACTGAAATCCCTATGGTGAGGTGTGAGAAAGGCTATTAAATTCCTTTGAGCATTATCCTAATTACTTTGATTGTAAAAACATTTGATGTGATGATTGCGACACTTTGAAACCTTGAAAGAGCAAACAAGGACAGTGACTTTACAGAAGGGAATATCTGATGGTTATGGGAAGGTAGGCTTGTCAAGCCTTTCCACCAATCATGGAATGCATGAGATATCTCCCACAACATTCAGTATGCatgctacttatatatataaacaaatgtactATTTCTATAATGAACAGCAGTGCCTAACCAGACAATGTGTAGAGAACCTGTATGACatgcaagggaaaggaaaatacagTGAAGGGTACCTAAATGTAGATGCTATCTTTGATGGTACCTGGCTCACTTCAGACCATTAGCCATATATAGAAGTAAGCTGTGATATCATCAGTTCATTCTTGACTTTGAAGTTCTAAGCAAGTATCACCAATCATGTGCAATGATGGAAagcagaagacaaagaagaagaagaagaagaagaattaaaagatcGGAGCAGCTTCGATGAATGGCACAAGACTGTGCATAGTGGACAATGTGAGACAAATTTTTCTGGACTACTGGGATCAATGGAGATGGAAGGAATTgagggaggagtgaaagagacAAACTCAGATGTTGTGATCTTCCTCGGCGATGGCAATTCCAGAGCCTACAAAGCAGTGACAAAAATTAATGAAGAAATGGACCGTACAGTGACAAAACTTGTAAAGTAAAAGTGTATGattcacatacaaaaaagaacaGCCACAAGACTCAGGAAACTGAAAGAattggagaaaataagaaaaccaaGCAAAGGAAATCTATGAGAAAAAATTTAATCAGAGGGAAGCACCAACTAACAAACAAGCTGACTGATGCCTCTCAAAAATACTTTGGTAAGACCATCCAGGTGCATTTTTAGGAAGTAGTAGATGAAGGCAAGTCTCCCCCATTATGTCCAACTGTTGAAGAATTATCTCAGGCTTGAGAAAAAGTATGAGGACAGAGTGAGGGAAGTCTTCAAGATTTGTCAAGCCATGCCCTCTTCAAAAGATGTTTCAGGGGCCCAGAGCCAGGACAGAAATGAGGGACTTCATTCGAAGTACTTCACATAAACAAGCTTATTTACATAAACAACGGGGTACCAGGAGTCTGAATATTTGAATATGTGGACTTGGTGAGGGAACACTTCCCACATGGCCACACAGTGGAAACAAAACTGTGACCTTGAGCGACCTGACCTGGCATTACTAACCTCCCGAGCTTGGCTAAAGCATGAAGTAAATAATCTTCttatattgtcactattatctaTATGGTGTCGTGATGTATTCAACATAAAAATGTGATTATCccaagaattattaaaaaaaaaaaaaaattctatttatatatttacttttgtgtTTGAAAATgcccattttcatattttttaaaattaaagagtCTAGTATCAGTGGATAAAAGCAATGCATATATTTGACATGATTAGAAATATATTAGGTATTATGTcattatagataaaaaaggatCTATTGTTTTATGCACTTACAGCTGtaaagacatagatatatatatatatatatatatatatatatatatatatatatatatatatatatatatatatatatatatatatatatatataaccatgttaaaaattattatatggatTTGTGAAAAAGAAGCATAAGGAGGACCaaatattgttagttattatcgTATCAGGGTACATTTGCTTGCAAAGGACTTATGACATAGacatatcaatgatgataaccatTTGATAATTAAGAGTTTGGAGGTGATACCTGAAACACGGtgatattatttacatatgttaCATTCAGCCAATTATTACGAGTCTCTGAAGAATATCTTTGTCTTTACTAAAAAAGGATATAAGTGAAGTGATAGAATCCAAGCCTAGTACTGAGCTATATAAATTATCCATCATAAACTGCCAAAACTTAATCAATGAATACCCAACAAATTCAGCCTTGTAAAGTCATCaactgaaaaatgaataaattaaaatatgtactataaatcaaattaaaagaTTTATGACTGATAGAAAACCAGTGTCATAATTTTAGAATTTCAGCAGAGCAACTACTAGTATatcagaaacaaaaaggaaaatagtgcAGATTTTAGACAACTGTCTAAAAATGAACATATTACAAACAAATAACCAATAATGTCTTCTTGCTAATGGGGCACTCCTCCCTAACCTGTTCAGCTGTGAGATCTTCTAAAGTGTCTGTTCCACCCATTTTCTGTACTATTTCTCGTAAAATGAGGAGATCAATGGATTTTTCAGACTTGAGTTGGTTGGCCACAAACTGTAAGATGCCTCCAAGGTCTGTGACATACTTCTTGAACACTGTGCCGCAAAAACTGGACAGGGATTGAAGCCATGGTGAGATGATCATCTCTGAAAGAGGAAACAAATGTTTACATCTGTGCAAACCAGACAATCCTAATCCACCAAAGACAGTAATATTCTGTGAAAGTATTAACCTTGagatattatttacataatttcaatATAGGCAAAGTAAGAGGACCTTCATGTGCTGTTCTATCCTTGTTCTCTGAGAGAATTTCCACAATGCAGTATCCAAGCATATCATAGGAGAGAGATGTCAGGTACTTAAAGCTGTCTACCACAGGGCCAATTAGGTTGTCATACAACTGAACTTGAATCAGGatctgtaaaaataaaagataagtatGTTAACAGTTATTACAAGGGGGGAAAGTATGCTGTTTGGCATTTATCTTTGCCATAATGAACTAGCCTGAAATGCAAGATGGTAGGTTTCCATGCCACAAGTGGACAAACCTGCTCTAAGCTGCATGCACTAAAGAGCTGATCACTTGTTTGGCCCAAGAGCAATGGCTCAAGAGTTACAGCCACTCAAAATTATGCTGAGTCTCACTTACAGGAAAATACTGTATAACGCAGCCAAAATCACAGACAGGAGGAAAATACATGTTTTCCATGCTTCTAATTATTCACTCAAGAGGCTATTTGGTGACTGTCATTATTGGACAGAATTATCTAGTCCTTTtggttaagtatatatttacaacattCCATTTCAAATCAGTAGGAAAGGAAATGAGGCAAGGAAGAGCAAGACAgtatgagagaaggggagggagagggaaagggagtaagagggatagggaaggagataagggggggagggtctgaaggaaggaaggagaaggaaggaaggaaggaaggaaggaaagagagagagagagggggggaggaagtaagtaaggagggaaggaaggagaaagagagagaggagaaagagcaaaaagggaatgagagattCCTAAGCATTATCACTCACATAATGGAATATGGGGCCAGGGTTGTTATGCGTCAGTTTTCCAATGCCTCGGCTTACAGGCTTGATGGTTTCTTTTGTGATGCGCATCATGATGAACTTAGCCTTCTTGAGCAGCCAAGCCCGACGCCTCATCAACATGGGATGCTGTGTGAAGGACTCATTCTTCCATCGGCCATACAACCTATATCTGTAAGTTATTCGATACAATGGCATTAGTCTTTGACTATAAAAAAATTTGCACCAAACTTTAATTACATTTGCACAACACAATCAGCCAGAGAATTTTAAACATACCCAACTTCAAACTCtcaaatttatctattttcttaaacTGCTGATAACTAACCTGTGTTGATAGGGATACATCTTGAGTGTTTCCCAAATCTCCTCTGCCAAGCATGGGTTCGAGTCTAGCATGGAGAGCGATGGAAGGAGAACTTCATCCAAAACGCTTAAAAACTCAAAGTAGAAATTGGACCGCTCACCATCTTCCCCTACTGGTGCCTGCAAAGGTGAACTAGGGTTAAGATGTCATTCATATCTGCATTAAAGATTTTACACTACTTAAATTATTTGTAATTCAAAAGATAATGGTATATGAAGggttaaaaaatgtaaacaaaaacttTTTCAGCCAAGAATTGAACTGCTCTGGCAAAAAGGGGCTCCTataccctttctcccctccacaAAGCCTTGATTTGCATTGTTGGTATTGATTAAGCCTTACTATTACAGGAGTTTGTAACTCAGTGTGCAAGTCTGAGGTTATAATTGGTGAAAGTTTAAGAGCAGCTTGATTTTAAATTTAGTGCTGTCACATTCCAGGACAGGCCTCAGTACAGAAATCTGATATCAAATATCAAAAGCTTATCATTAGGGGAACACTTAAAATAAACgagaaataacagaaaacaagaaaataaaatatttttcaaatattggtaataacaatactataaaaataatgtaatttacataatatatatgcagcaATACCACATAAAACAACCTATACAACACTTGTCTTTCTCACCTCCTTGAGAGCAACACGAGCCACCCTCAGGACCTTGCACATGAGCCCTGGGTCATGGTACAGGTGTGGTCCAAGCACAAGCAGCATGGGGAACACTGTGGAACAGACATCACTGAACTTCTTGGCTGGTTGTGGGGCTAGAGGGTTGTCTAGTGGCTTCACTCGAGAGGCCTTGAGTCGGCTTGGTAAATTGCACACCCTGCAAATTGGCATGAGTGTTAAACCATTTTTAATGATGATTTGCTATGCTTACAAATGGCCAACCATTTTAAAAGTGGACCATCTTTATACATACTTCAAACAGATATTATTTCATCAACAATGTCATAAAGCATATATCTCCTTACCTTCATTATTCTATTAAACTAACATTCTCTATAAAAAAGTCTGAGGAAATGACTGACTTACTCTCTGTAGATGGGTTCAATTGTGGCATGAACTAGTTGACAAAGTGCTTGACTCACAGGAGGAAAAGACATCAAATAATAGTCAGGGAAACGAGATGAAATTTCTACAAAATGCTCCCAAGCTCCAACCTGTTTTGGTAGGAAAAATATTATGGACAAGTTACAAGAAGGAAAGGCCAACATTTTTAATCACCACAATGAAAattaatcagttttttttctgacaaaattATTGATGCTCTCAACCTTAACTATTTACTTCAGTTCACATACATCAGAGTATAGCCTATATCAATATTCTCATATTGTTTATAGCAGCAATACTTAACAGAAGGATCTTCCTGCCTTAATCAACCAAATTCTACCATTTGACTAACCTCAATGAGAGCAATGCACAACTGGATCTTTTGATTGGACAGATACACCTCCTGATTTTTGAAGTCCTCTTTGAGACCCTCCTCTTCCTGCCGCTCttgttccttttccttgtctttatCCTTGTCTTTGGTAGATATGACATTAAGCTTTCTGACGATCTCCTtcgcctcactctcctccttcagATGGCACTCAATCATGGAGGAGTCCTCGGGTGTCAGCTGGTGTGTGGATGAGTAAAAAAATGGCCTTTAGAATAGATGGGACAAATGTTGAGCAGCTGGTGAATAAATTGCTATAACTGTCATGTGCATGGAGAATTGATTGAGTTAACATATCTGACGAGAAGTAGGGAAATCAAGATGGTTTTATCAAAAGTGAGCCACCTTTGTGCCCATGtataaatcatcatcaacattttttcTAAGTAATCTATGAGAAGGAAAAtctaaaatatgaaagaaaataaccatgaggaggaaaaaagtgataaggagatgaagaagaaagggtaagtagaggaagaaaaatgataatgaaaaaagaataaaaggagtaataggaaaaagaaaaagaaagatgagcaGAAGGGTAGAAGGAACATAAAAACACGTGCTGGGGATTCAGAAGgtagagagaagtgaagagaaaaagaaaatgagtggaggaaaaggagaagtaatCTCCAAAACTATAGCTATGATAACTGATGTAGGCCTATGCATCTTTACCCATGAGTAGATATCAGAAAGCTGCAGGATGTTGGCCTGGATGAGGAGTGCTATGGTGGTGTAGATCCCCTTGGTGTCCTTCCCATTTGAGGCGTAATTGTTGAGCTTGAAGCCCAAGAGTTCACTGATGGTGGCTGACTCACAAGGATACTGATTGAGGAGTCCTGTGTAGAACTGGTGTTGGGATGGCCGAGCCTCCAAGGACTCCAAGATAAGGTCTAAGACACGATTGGGGTCCAAGTTGAAACCACCTGAAAGTGAAAAATGAGTTTATGTGCTGAattcatataacaaaaaaattacgtATACACAATTTCAAAGATTTTTAATTAATCTGTAATTgcacgtgtatatacatagaaagacacatgaatatacacataaatatatatgcagaaaacTCCTTTGGATTACCAATAAGACTACGAATAACTTGGATGATTGACTGAGGTGTAACCCTCTCTGTTATTTCTTGATTGAGCTCTGTCACAAGCTTAGCATAACCTTCTGTTTCTTCTCGTAATAGGTTGAATTTCTGTTGTTTGTAGCTGTAGGCCATGAGAAATGTATTAGTAAGAACTCACTTGTCAAAGGGATATttgaaaatagaattatccaacaTTACACAATATGCTTTTATACAGGGAAAAGATTCACAAATGGTATCAATTTAATTACTAAAATTAACTATTATATACCTATCCAAATATACTTACAATAACTTAGTCTTCACTTTTATCTGCTTTGTGTggaaatttttcttgtttttcactaTGCCATAATCTCCGAGGGTTTCAATCTCCAACCTTTCCTTCATCATTTTATCTATGTCTAAGGACTTGAGCAGCATCATCAGCTGCTCACGGTTTCTGCTGAGGCGGTCAATGGTGGAAGCTTCCAGGTCAAGAAGGGTAGCCACCTCCACCAGCTGTGATGCCAGATCTGGGTGCCAGTTCTGTGGAGATCATAGGGATGTTACTTTCTAAATATCATAATCCCTAATAAAAAGACAGcttttaccttttcctctctACCTGTATTGCTCTCacatgtctctgtttgtctgtctttctctgcttatttcacaatataaattttaaaaacttggtGACTCTGAAAATACACTTATGAAATATAGTAATGTTTAAATACAATACAAtcaaaattactactactatctaaaaaaaatatctatctatctatctatctatatacacacaagtatactcatagaataacatgaaaatatgcatatatgcatatttacatacataaataaataaatgaatgaataaatta
This window encodes:
- the LOC119572400 gene encoding THO complex subunit 2-like; translation: MAGSHRLFTLETWKNWAKSGKAEVIQTIKQLLKEDSDNPGLSQPSVCKDLSRGLYEILSAVLRGNLTREHVRPLLAEMLNWHPDLASQLVEVATLLDLEASTIDRLSRNREQLMMLLKSLDIDKMMKERLEIETLGDYGIVKNKKNFHTKQIKVKTKLFYKQQKFNLLREETEGYAKLVTELNQEITERVTPQSIIQVIRSLIGGFNLDPNRVLDLILESLEARPSQHQFYTGLLNQYPCESATISELLGFKLNNYASNGKDTKGIYTTIALLIQANILQLSDIYSWLTPEDSSMIECHLKEESEAKEIVRKLNVISTKDKDKDKEKEQERQEEEGLKEDFKNQEVYLSNQKIQLCIALIEVGAWEHFVEISSRFPDYYLMSFPPVSQALCQLVHATIEPIYREVCNLPSRLKASRVKPLDNPLAPQPAKKFSDVCSTVFPMLLVLGPHLYHDPGLMCKVLRVARVALKEAPVGEDGERSNFYFEFLSVLDEVLLPSLSMLDSNPCLAEEIWETLKMYPYQHRYRLYGRWKNESFTQHPMLMRRRAWLLKKAKFIMMRITKETIKPVSRGIGKLTHNNPGPIFHYILIQVQLYDNLIGPVVDSFKYLTSLSYDMLGYCIVEILSENKDRTAHEEMIISPWLQSLSSFCGTVFKKYVTDLGGILQFVANQLKSEKSIDLLILREIVQKMGGTDTLEDLTAEQLSAMCGGELLRREAGQYQQERNTKRSSLRLKEALLENDLAIPLLLLMAQQRSSIVYNQTESPHLKLVGKLYDQCQDTMVQFGSYLFQVVTIEELSDRLPSIGSLLSDYHINADVAFFLARPLFINMLNSRYDELRRQDRGEKKLTIEQKKDRYIQACNEVFEPIVSSIQPHFSIKVWEDMDPSFFLTFWTLTMSDLEVPHHMYEKEIKKIDANVSPSTNKRKKETDRLLALKEKLQEEEKRQKEHVDRVYARLQQEKDGWFMLRGARSPKNDTVTAFLQLCLFPRCTFTALDAIYCAKFVKMLHNLKTPNFSTLICYDRMYCDITYTVASCTEQEAHRYGRFLLGTLDTVMHWHASQQNYEKECANYPGFVTKYRVSRQEANDYVDYENYRHVVHKWHYKITKALVTCLESGDYIQIRNAILILQGILQRFPVISNLAAVIEKRIEKVKNEERNRRNDLYVLANSYSGRLKGAKPNLMPETDFHIVPKRPQAAKVVNGASEKSSSTAANDVKSSGEVVEQNEKIVKMETSETTNGELEGKEDREAKEIKKESASKASKEKKEASEKRKSEDREIKKEEKEKKDKDKKEEREEKPKKRSKESKKSKYDEEDYADPERDDRALVGGGAERERESSVTSNASSASNKMEPPESSRGSKRRKTEHNSKSRKEEGSRREHKHKERSKSKEPEGETQTKESKKEKKERKRDRSQDDAVDSDLKRKKDDRIKSNGRSEDDHKHRHQTHRADSEEYHDRYSSDIRGKDYREYEYERDYEKHPPSRHKRKN